From Nocardioides daedukensis, the proteins below share one genomic window:
- a CDS encoding ATP-binding protein, which produces MDRGKLRVYLGAAPGVGKTFAMLQEGHRRADRGTDLVVGYVESHARPTTTRAVQGLEVIPRRTLVYKGTSQEEMDLDAILLRSPSVVLVDELAHTNVPGSRHEKRWQDVQTLREAGIEVISTVNIQHLESLNDVTEAITGIRQRETVPDDVVRAADQIELVDMSPQALRRRMAHGNIYTADKVDAALSQYFREGNLTALRELALLWLADRVEEGMDRYREKHQIDSTWATRERIIVPVSGGPESSTLMRRASRIASRAAAGEWSALYVARRDGLTGVSPDVLTGLRQKAEQLGGTFHTVVSDDPAEGILDFARAENASQVVVGASRRGRISALLRPGVGERVVAASGDIDVHIVAHDYSRGTMIGPRSPETLSRRRRTLGYVFGVLTPTLVSLLLWLTHQWHGLTTEALILMVVVVATALVGGLLPAVIAALASGILLNLFFVPPLYVLTINEPENALAILLFVLVGVAVATVVDNAARRTKQAIKARAEADALTVLSHSLLNATDDPQGLLSSACELFNARGAAIIRSSRTDTEPASGGSGADMGNGTNGAETEITARRDGPGTGAEQSHGEGVPRVEVLASCGEPPLTIEAADMVADIDDVTVLALAGTKLPASQRGLLNAYAAYARVMTERRAATAAEVERLRLTEVDRTRTALLAAVSHDLRSPLSAVKMAVDSLGALDVTWSEEDKADFLETIREATERLITLVNNLLDMSRIHTGSIRAAVSEISLARAVRNSLVPLDGGVRIQVDIDEELVVLADPGLLDRVLANIAENALKYTPDQATITIDAAPVGSDRVALRIADTGPGVRDRDHDRLFAPFQRLGDVPGQDGVGLGLAVARGLLEAIGGTVTTEDTPGGGLTFLLELRRPPDPPHDHPSEIGEDPAAARLNPEGGGSQANVAFPDAADPDGRGPDAEGLSQHASHSKQRTESDRAAEERAGAGPERDTLSGPKNQQTQHPGKSQAQRHVGHDKAEGRACDTRSSRPPEGETP; this is translated from the coding sequence ATGGATCGAGGCAAACTGCGGGTCTACCTTGGCGCGGCGCCGGGTGTGGGCAAGACGTTCGCGATGCTGCAGGAGGGGCACCGCAGAGCAGATCGCGGCACCGACCTGGTGGTCGGATACGTCGAGAGCCACGCCCGCCCCACGACCACCCGAGCCGTCCAGGGCCTCGAGGTCATCCCGCGCCGCACCCTGGTCTACAAGGGGACCAGCCAGGAGGAGATGGACCTCGACGCGATCCTGCTGCGATCACCATCGGTCGTGCTGGTCGATGAGCTAGCGCACACCAATGTGCCCGGCAGTCGGCACGAGAAGCGGTGGCAGGACGTGCAGACGCTGCGTGAGGCCGGCATCGAGGTCATCTCGACCGTCAACATTCAGCACCTCGAATCGCTCAACGACGTCACCGAAGCCATCACCGGCATCCGACAGCGCGAAACGGTTCCCGACGACGTGGTCAGAGCGGCCGATCAAATCGAACTGGTCGACATGAGCCCCCAGGCCCTACGCCGGCGCATGGCCCACGGCAACATCTACACCGCGGACAAGGTCGATGCCGCCCTGTCGCAGTACTTCCGCGAGGGGAACCTGACCGCGCTACGGGAGCTAGCGCTCCTGTGGTTGGCTGACCGGGTCGAAGAAGGAATGGACCGCTACCGGGAGAAGCACCAGATCGACTCAACCTGGGCCACCAGGGAACGCATCATCGTCCCGGTCAGCGGGGGACCGGAGTCCAGCACCCTCATGCGGAGGGCCTCCAGGATCGCCTCACGCGCTGCCGCAGGGGAATGGTCCGCGCTTTATGTTGCCCGCCGCGACGGTCTCACCGGTGTCTCCCCAGACGTCCTCACCGGGCTGCGCCAGAAGGCCGAGCAGCTCGGCGGCACCTTCCACACCGTCGTCAGCGACGACCCCGCCGAGGGAATCCTCGACTTTGCTCGCGCCGAAAATGCCTCTCAGGTCGTGGTCGGGGCCAGTCGACGCGGTCGGATCTCCGCACTGCTCCGGCCAGGGGTCGGGGAACGTGTCGTCGCCGCGTCAGGCGATATCGACGTCCACATCGTCGCCCATGACTATTCTCGCGGGACGATGATCGGACCCCGTTCACCCGAGACGCTCAGTCGCCGGCGTCGCACGCTCGGCTACGTTTTCGGGGTCCTTACTCCCACCCTAGTCAGTCTCCTGCTGTGGCTGACCCACCAGTGGCACGGCCTGACCACCGAAGCTCTGATCCTCATGGTCGTCGTGGTCGCCACCGCGCTTGTCGGGGGACTGCTGCCTGCGGTAATCGCCGCGCTGGCCAGCGGGATACTGCTCAATCTGTTCTTCGTGCCACCCTTGTACGTCCTGACCATCAACGAGCCCGAGAACGCGCTAGCAATACTTCTGTTCGTCCTCGTCGGGGTCGCCGTCGCCACGGTCGTCGACAACGCCGCGCGGCGAACCAAACAGGCCATCAAGGCGCGCGCCGAGGCCGACGCGCTCACCGTTCTCTCACACAGCCTCCTCAACGCCACCGACGATCCCCAAGGGCTTCTCTCGTCTGCATGCGAGCTGTTCAATGCGCGCGGGGCTGCGATCATCCGCAGCAGCCGCACGGACACCGAGCCTGCCAGTGGCGGCAGCGGCGCCGACATGGGCAACGGGACCAACGGAGCCGAGACAGAGATCACAGCTCGCAGAGACGGCCCTGGTACTGGCGCCGAGCAGTCACACGGTGAGGGCGTCCCGCGGGTCGAGGTCCTCGCCAGCTGCGGAGAACCGCCGCTCACAATCGAGGCCGCCGACATGGTCGCCGACATCGACGACGTCACGGTCCTGGCGCTGGCAGGCACAAAACTGCCCGCCTCGCAGCGAGGTCTGCTCAACGCATACGCTGCCTACGCCAGGGTGATGACAGAGCGTCGTGCCGCGACCGCGGCCGAGGTCGAACGACTCCGGCTCACTGAGGTCGACCGGACCCGCACCGCTCTGCTGGCAGCGGTCTCCCACGACCTGCGCTCTCCACTCTCAGCGGTGAAGATGGCCGTCGACAGTCTGGGGGCACTCGACGTCACCTGGTCCGAGGAAGACAAGGCGGACTTCCTGGAGACCATCCGTGAAGCCACCGAGCGGCTCATCACCTTGGTCAACAACCTGCTGGACATGAGTCGCATCCACACCGGATCGATCCGCGCCGCCGTCAGCGAGATCTCGCTGGCCCGCGCGGTCCGCAACAGCCTGGTCCCACTCGATGGCGGCGTCAGGATCCAGGTCGACATCGACGAGGAGCTCGTAGTGCTGGCCGATCCAGGCCTGCTCGACCGGGTCTTGGCCAATATCGCGGAGAACGCCCTGAAGTACACACCCGACCAGGCGACGATCACCATCGACGCCGCCCCCGTCGGGTCGGATAGGGTCGCTCTGCGAATTGCCGACACCGGGCCCGGCGTGCGAGATCGTGACCACGACAGGCTGTTCGCCCCCTTCCAACGCCTCGGTGACGTGCCCGGCCAAGACGGGGTAGGACTGGGGCTCGCGGTGGCTCGAGGACTCCTCGAGGCCATCGGTGGCACCGTGACCACCGAGGACACACCCGGCGGCGGACTCACCTTTCTCCTGGAGCTACGCAGACCACCAGACCCACCACACGACCACCCATCAGAGATCGGCGAGGACCCTGCAGCAGCGCGTCTTAACCCAGAAGGTGGGGGATCGCAGGCGAACGTAGCGTTCCCGGACGCAGCAGACCCGGATGGAAGGGGGCCGGATGCGGAAGGGCTCAGCCAACACGCCTCTCATTCCAAGCAGCGGACCGAGTCAGACCGTGCTGCAGAAGAACGCGCCGGGGCAGGACCCGAACGAGACACTCTGTCGGGGCCAAAGAATCAGCAGACCCAGCATCCCGGGAAGAGCCAGGCTCAAAGGCATGTAGGACACGACAAGGCTGAGGGCAGAGCTTGCGACACGAGAAGCTCCCGGCCGCCGGAAGGAGAAACACCATGA
- a CDS encoding response regulator transcription factor, translating into MRHEKLPAAGRRNTMTFVLVVDDDPAIRRTLSVNLRARGYEVETAGDGRSALQIVGERMPDAILLDLGLPDVDGVAVLAKLRTFTAVPVVVVSARTESDDKVEALDLGADDYVSKPFSLEELLARVRVATRRSAVASPSLRLEIDDLVLDVTDSRASRDGEVIHLTPTEWKLVEYLARRRGRLVRQSELLQAVWGPSYERHSNYLRVHLSAIRHKLERDPANPTLFITEPGMGYRFAPETS; encoded by the coding sequence TTGCGACACGAGAAGCTCCCGGCCGCCGGAAGGAGAAACACCATGACCTTCGTGCTCGTTGTCGACGACGATCCGGCAATTCGCCGCACCCTGTCGGTCAACCTCCGGGCGCGAGGCTATGAGGTCGAGACCGCCGGTGATGGCCGCTCGGCGCTGCAAATAGTCGGCGAACGAATGCCCGACGCGATCCTGCTCGACCTCGGTCTCCCTGACGTCGACGGGGTCGCCGTGCTAGCCAAGCTGCGCACCTTCACCGCCGTCCCGGTCGTGGTTGTTTCGGCGCGTACCGAGTCCGACGACAAGGTCGAAGCTCTCGACCTCGGAGCGGACGACTACGTCAGCAAGCCGTTCTCACTCGAGGAGCTGCTCGCACGCGTGAGGGTGGCAACCCGCCGCAGCGCCGTCGCATCACCGTCACTGCGCCTCGAGATCGACGATCTGGTCCTAGACGTCACCGACTCTCGAGCTAGCCGCGACGGAGAGGTCATCCATCTGACCCCGACCGAGTGGAAGCTCGTGGAGTACCTCGCCCGCCGCCGCGGTCGGCTGGTCCGACAATCTGAGCTCCTCCAGGCGGTGTGGGGCCCAAGCTACGAGCGCCACAGCAACTACCTCCGCGTTCACCTGTCAGCGATACGACACAAGCTCGAACGCGACCCTGCCAACCCCACATTGTTCATCACCGAGCCTGGAATGGGCTACCGGTTCGCTCCCGAGACGAGCTAA
- a CDS encoding transposase codes for MAVELRQDPATKQGAIARVAEQLGMHPETLRNWVRQAEIDGGVRPGTTTSDAQRLAELERENRELRRANHMAESTGERNGPVTLRSHATKERSDGRDPHARTEAAGVPTSRAGVAPRGHRTRDRLQRTDGGLDGPRRAVHDGR; via the coding sequence ATGGCGGTGGAGCTGCGGCAGGACCCGGCGACGAAGCAGGGCGCGATCGCTCGGGTGGCTGAGCAGCTCGGGATGCACCCGGAGACCCTGCGCAACTGGGTCCGCCAGGCCGAGATCGACGGTGGCGTCCGCCCGGGTACCACGACCAGTGACGCGCAGCGGCTGGCCGAACTCGAGCGCGAGAACCGCGAGCTGCGGCGGGCCAACCACATGGCGGAATCAACCGGTGAGCGCAACGGTCCTGTGACACTTCGTAGTCACGCGACCAAGGAGCGCTCTGATGGCAGGGATCCTCACGCACGAACAGAAGCAGCTGGCGTTCCGACTTCACGCGCGGGGGTGGCGCCTCGTGGACATCGCACGCGAGATCGGCTGCAGCGCACCGATGGTGGGCTTGATGGTCCGCGCCGGGCGGTTCACGACGGGCGTTGA
- a CDS encoding IS30 family transposase: MDIAREIGCSAPMVGLMVRAGRFTTGVEDPWQPRLGCLGIAEREDILVGLRAGASLAEIGRRLGRATSTISREVNANGGRPGYSAWRAHQRARSEARRPKDCRLQQGRLHDEVGRRLQELWSPDEIARRLPLDFPDDPEMRVSHETIYQSLYVQGRGELRRELARCLRSGRTARKQRGTPDGRGRIPGMVMISQRPPEVADRAVAGHWEGDLILGENGRSAVGTLVERTTRLVLLLHLEGGRAAVNVEAAMRKAIATLPDELKRSITWDQGAEMSTHVSFTMATGIPIYFCDPHSPWQRGSNENTNGLLRQYLPKGTDLSVHTAADLQRIQRSLNDRPRKTLEYMTPSEAYAQVIAATG, translated from the coding sequence GTGGACATCGCACGCGAGATCGGCTGCAGCGCACCGATGGTGGGCTTGATGGTCCGCGCCGGGCGGTTCACGACGGGCGTTGAGGACCCGTGGCAACCGCGGCTGGGTTGTCTCGGCATCGCCGAGCGTGAGGACATCCTGGTGGGCCTTCGTGCTGGGGCTTCGCTTGCCGAGATCGGCCGGAGACTCGGGCGAGCGACGTCGACGATCAGCCGAGAGGTGAACGCCAACGGCGGCCGCCCGGGCTACTCCGCGTGGCGTGCTCACCAGCGGGCGCGAAGCGAAGCGCGCCGCCCCAAGGACTGCAGGCTCCAACAGGGTCGGCTGCACGACGAGGTCGGCCGCCGGCTACAGGAGCTGTGGTCGCCCGATGAGATCGCTCGCCGCTTACCGTTGGACTTCCCCGACGATCCGGAGATGCGGGTGAGCCACGAGACCATCTATCAGTCGCTCTACGTCCAAGGCCGGGGCGAGTTGCGCCGTGAACTGGCCCGCTGCCTGCGCTCGGGACGCACCGCACGCAAGCAGCGCGGCACCCCCGACGGGCGCGGCAGGATCCCCGGCATGGTGATGATCTCCCAACGCCCGCCCGAGGTCGCTGATCGCGCCGTCGCAGGGCATTGGGAAGGTGACCTGATCCTGGGCGAGAACGGTCGCAGCGCCGTGGGCACCCTGGTCGAACGCACCACCCGGCTCGTCCTCCTGCTTCACCTCGAGGGAGGTCGCGCCGCAGTCAACGTCGAGGCCGCGATGCGTAAGGCGATCGCCACCCTGCCTGACGAGCTCAAGCGCTCGATCACCTGGGACCAGGGGGCGGAGATGTCGACGCACGTCAGCTTCACCATGGCCACTGGGATCCCGATCTATTTCTGTGACCCGCACTCGCCCTGGCAGCGAGGCTCGAACGAGAACACCAATGGGCTCCTGCGCCAGTACCTGCCCAAGGGCACCGACCTGTCCGTGCATACGGCTGCAGATCTGCAACGGATCCAGCGCAGCCTCAATGACCGACCTCGCAAGACCCTCGAGTACATGACACCATCAGAGGCCTACGCACAGGTCATTGCGGCCACCGGTTGA
- a CDS encoding IS3 family transposase, translating to MRPPVDSAHSEDLGGFLRGGARPPHEQVVAYIDAHRHDVVDGREVGVEPICAVLKNAGVQIAPSSYYAAKTRPVSARAIRDADLVEDIKTAHKANLGVYGARKIHAELNREGIRVARCTVERLMRAEGLRGIPREKSRKTTIGDGAETEQPEDLVKRKFVASAPNQLWVADLTYVRTHAGWTYVAFVLDVFSRMIVGWQVSTSLRTDLALDALDMGLWNRQRAGRDVTGLTHHSDRGVQYRAIRYTERLAEAEAVASVGSKGDSYDNAMAEALNSLFKAECIRNPVMRPKGGWKSVGDVEIAVAEYVDWFNHRRLHGEIGLVPPAEFEASHWAKHNVTDYVETPVPTGARSK from the coding sequence TTGCGGCCACCGGTTGATTCCGCCCATTCTGAAGACCTCGGCGGCTTTCTTCGCGGCGGAGCTCGACCGCCCCACGAACAAGTAGTCGCCTACATCGACGCCCACCGCCACGACGTGGTCGATGGGCGCGAGGTCGGGGTCGAGCCGATCTGCGCGGTGTTGAAGAACGCCGGCGTGCAGATCGCCCCGAGCAGCTACTACGCCGCCAAGACCAGGCCTGTCTCGGCACGCGCGATCCGCGACGCCGACCTCGTCGAGGACATCAAGACAGCCCACAAGGCCAACCTCGGCGTCTACGGCGCAAGGAAGATCCACGCCGAGCTCAACCGCGAGGGCATCCGCGTCGCCCGCTGCACCGTCGAGCGCCTGATGAGGGCCGAGGGCCTGCGCGGGATCCCGCGGGAGAAGTCCCGCAAGACCACCATCGGTGACGGTGCTGAGACCGAGCAACCCGAGGATCTGGTGAAGCGGAAGTTCGTCGCGAGCGCACCGAACCAGCTCTGGGTCGCGGACCTGACCTACGTCAGAACGCACGCGGGCTGGACCTACGTCGCGTTCGTCCTCGACGTCTTCAGCCGGATGATCGTGGGCTGGCAGGTGTCCACCTCACTGCGCACCGACCTCGCACTCGACGCCCTCGACATGGGCCTGTGGAACCGGCAACGAGCGGGTCGGGACGTCACCGGTCTGACGCATCATTCGGACCGTGGAGTCCAGTATCGAGCGATTCGATACACCGAGCGGCTCGCCGAAGCAGAGGCCGTCGCATCGGTCGGATCCAAGGGCGATTCCTATGACAACGCGATGGCCGAGGCACTCAACTCGCTGTTCAAGGCCGAGTGCATCCGGAACCCGGTGATGCGTCCGAAGGGCGGCTGGAAGAGCGTCGGTGATGTCGAGATCGCGGTCGCTGAATACGTCGACTGGTTCAACCACCGACGCCTTCACGGCGAGATCGGCCTCGTCCCGCCCGCCGAGTTCGAGGCCAGCCACTGGGCCAAGCACAACGTCACCGACTACGTTGAAACACCTGTCCCGACCGGGGCTCGTTCCAAGTAA
- the glnA gene encoding type I glutamate--ammonia ligase: MFANSDELLKYLKDEKVEMVDVRFCDLPGVMQHFTIPVSSFDQSVFDDGLGFDGSSIRGFQAIHESDMQLYPDPTTAYLDPFRVAKTLVVNFFIHDPITGEAYSRDPRNIARKAMAYMASTGIGDKAFFAPEAEFYVFDKVRFATGANEGFYHIDSEAGAWNSGKVGTEESPNRGYKVKYKGGYFPVAPYDHFGELRDEMVIELEKSGLLVERAHHEVGTAGQAEINYKFDELLKAADDVMKFKYIIKNVAWRNGKTATFMPKPIFGDNGSGMHVHQSIWNEGEPLFYDETGYGGLSDMARYYIGGILKHAPALLAFTNPTVNSYHRLVPGFEAPISLVYSQRNRSACVRIPITGSNPKAKRIEFRCPDPSANPYLAFSALLLAGLDGIKNKIEPADPIDKDIYELPPDEMADIAQVPTTLDAVLLALEEDQDFLTVGNVFTPDLLETWIDYKRTQEIAPVQQRPHPHEFELYYDI; encoded by the coding sequence ATGTTCGCAAATAGCGACGAGTTGCTGAAGTACCTCAAGGACGAGAAGGTCGAGATGGTCGACGTTCGGTTCTGTGACCTTCCCGGGGTCATGCAGCACTTCACCATCCCGGTTTCCTCGTTCGACCAGTCCGTCTTCGATGACGGCCTGGGCTTCGACGGTTCCTCGATCCGGGGCTTCCAGGCCATCCACGAGTCCGACATGCAGCTCTACCCGGACCCGACCACGGCCTACCTCGACCCGTTCCGGGTCGCCAAGACCCTGGTCGTGAACTTCTTCATCCACGACCCGATCACGGGCGAGGCCTACTCACGCGACCCGCGCAACATTGCCCGCAAGGCGATGGCCTACATGGCCAGCACCGGCATCGGTGACAAGGCATTCTTCGCCCCCGAGGCCGAGTTCTACGTGTTCGACAAGGTCCGCTTCGCGACCGGCGCCAACGAGGGCTTCTATCACATCGACTCCGAGGCCGGTGCCTGGAACTCGGGCAAGGTCGGCACCGAGGAGAGCCCGAACCGCGGCTACAAGGTGAAGTACAAGGGTGGCTACTTCCCGGTCGCCCCCTATGACCACTTCGGTGAGCTCCGCGACGAGATGGTCATCGAGCTGGAGAAGTCCGGCCTGCTGGTCGAGCGTGCCCACCACGAGGTCGGCACCGCCGGCCAGGCAGAGATCAACTACAAGTTCGACGAGCTGCTCAAGGCCGCCGACGACGTGATGAAGTTCAAGTACATCATCAAGAACGTCGCGTGGCGCAACGGCAAGACCGCGACCTTCATGCCCAAGCCGATCTTCGGTGACAACGGCTCCGGCATGCACGTGCACCAGTCGATCTGGAACGAGGGCGAGCCCCTGTTCTATGACGAGACCGGTTATGGCGGCCTGTCCGACATGGCGCGCTACTACATCGGCGGCATCCTGAAGCACGCTCCGGCGCTGCTGGCCTTCACCAACCCGACGGTGAACTCCTACCACCGCCTGGTTCCGGGTTTCGAGGCCCCGATCTCGCTGGTCTACTCCCAGCGCAACCGCTCGGCCTGCGTCCGGATCCCGATCACGGGCTCGAACCCGAAGGCCAAGCGCATCGAGTTCCGGTGCCCCGACCCGTCGGCGAACCCCTACCTCGCATTCTCCGCGCTCCTGCTGGCCGGGCTCGACGGCATCAAGAACAAGATCGAGCCGGCCGACCCGATCGACAAGGACATCTACGAGCTGCCGCCGGACGAGATGGCCGACATCGCCCAGGTGCCGACCACACTCGACGCCGTGCTGCTCGCACTGGAGGAGGACCAGGACTTCCTCACCGTCGGGAATGTCTTCACCCCCGACCTGCTCGAGACCTGGATCGACTACAAGCGCACGCAGGAGATCGCGCCGGTGCAGCAGCGTCCGCACCCGCACGAGTTCGAGCTGTACTACGACATCTAA
- a CDS encoding RDD family protein: MQQTASWLQRVAALFIDWIACTLVVMFILGADGFSENQASGFYVLLAFVLETAFFTGLMGGSFGKLLVRLRTVRADGKGYPTLLRALVRQVMVALLIPPLVFRPDGRGLHDMAAGTVTVRLKNIATNLGARG, from the coding sequence GTGCAGCAAACCGCCTCCTGGCTCCAACGCGTGGCCGCCCTGTTCATCGACTGGATCGCCTGCACCCTCGTGGTGATGTTCATCCTCGGCGCCGACGGATTCAGCGAGAACCAGGCCTCCGGGTTCTATGTCTTGCTCGCCTTCGTCCTCGAGACTGCCTTCTTCACAGGCCTGATGGGCGGCTCCTTCGGCAAGCTCCTCGTGCGTCTGCGCACGGTCCGCGCCGATGGAAAGGGCTATCCGACGTTGCTGCGCGCCCTGGTGCGCCAGGTGATGGTCGCCCTGCTGATCCCTCCGCTGGTCTTCCGCCCCGATGGCCGCGGTCTGCATGACATGGCCGCCGGCACCGTCACGGTTCGACTGAAGAACATCGCCACCAACCTTGGCGCCCGCGGCTAG
- a CDS encoding LppX_LprAFG lipoprotein has translation MRLTRPLASAAVASSLVLAMSACGPDESDETSGQPVNRPSASSDVAPAGQKVDTREFATLIADAFGKDDTADMSMQLISNGYVTEAEGQIDYSAKTPRMAMTMSVPASGQGDMRTVVVDNTMYVALPTGGKEASEVYYELDLRDEDNPLVKQLGGLSSFDPKSSVEVFAQGLEEVLLVGNDSVEGVPTKHYVVTTSTEGLGDLGVEESGGELPPSVTYDVWLDDKGRLAKMESEFEGQGSMKLTMSNWGGKVDIAAPPADQVQPYPSESASPTP, from the coding sequence ATGCGTCTCACCCGCCCCCTGGCCTCCGCGGCCGTGGCCTCCTCACTCGTGCTCGCCATGTCCGCCTGCGGGCCGGACGAATCCGATGAGACGTCGGGGCAGCCGGTCAACCGGCCGAGCGCGAGCAGCGACGTGGCGCCAGCCGGGCAGAAGGTCGACACCCGCGAGTTCGCCACCCTGATCGCGGACGCCTTCGGCAAGGATGACACGGCCGACATGTCGATGCAGTTGATCAGCAACGGCTATGTCACCGAGGCCGAGGGCCAGATCGACTACTCCGCCAAGACGCCCCGGATGGCGATGACCATGTCGGTCCCGGCTTCCGGCCAGGGCGACATGAGGACGGTCGTGGTCGACAACACGATGTACGTCGCCCTGCCCACCGGCGGCAAGGAGGCGAGCGAGGTCTACTACGAGCTGGATCTGCGCGACGAGGACAACCCGTTGGTCAAGCAGCTCGGCGGCCTCTCCTCCTTCGACCCGAAGTCATCGGTCGAGGTCTTCGCCCAGGGCCTGGAAGAGGTGCTCCTGGTCGGCAACGATTCCGTCGAGGGCGTCCCGACCAAGCACTACGTCGTGACCACCAGCACCGAGGGCCTCGGCGATCTCGGGGTGGAGGAGTCGGGCGGCGAGCTGCCGCCCAGCGTCACCTATGACGTCTGGCTCGACGACAAGGGTCGCCTGGCAAAGATGGAGTCAGAGTTCGAGGGACAGGGCTCGATGAAGCTGACCATGAGCAACTGGGGCGGCAAGGTGGACATCGCCGCTCCTCCGGCCGATCAGGTCCAGCCCTATCCCAGCGAGAGCGCCAGCCCGACGCCCTGA
- a CDS encoding DUF4191 domain-containing protein translates to MSTPVPPEKLSRRQQLVQTYKMARKSDTRIGLWMLGAFLLGFAVGFGIFWILPGSGVLGLVLSVVGGLLIGFLAMMIIFGRRAQAAAFNQMNGQPGAAAAALGMLRRGWKTEPAVGFTKQQDVVHRVVGPPGIVLVGEGSPTRVKQLLINERRKHSRVCPDTPIHEVVCGDGEGQVPLNKLLKHVTKLGKNIKGAQMTDVLGRLRALDATRGNTPIPKGPMPTSMKGQRGNLRGR, encoded by the coding sequence ATGTCGACTCCTGTTCCCCCCGAGAAGTTGAGCCGTCGCCAGCAGCTCGTCCAGACCTACAAGATGGCTCGGAAGAGCGACACCAGGATCGGGCTGTGGATGCTCGGGGCCTTCCTCCTGGGCTTCGCCGTCGGCTTCGGCATCTTCTGGATCCTGCCCGGCTCAGGTGTGCTCGGTCTCGTCCTCAGCGTGGTCGGTGGTCTGCTGATCGGCTTCCTGGCGATGATGATCATCTTCGGTCGTCGTGCCCAGGCCGCCGCGTTCAACCAGATGAACGGCCAGCCCGGCGCCGCCGCTGCGGCTCTCGGCATGCTGCGCCGCGGATGGAAGACCGAGCCGGCCGTGGGCTTCACCAAGCAGCAGGACGTCGTCCACCGCGTCGTGGGTCCTCCCGGCATCGTCCTGGTCGGCGAGGGCTCCCCCACTCGCGTCAAGCAGCTGCTGATCAACGAGCGTCGCAAGCATTCCCGTGTCTGCCCCGACACCCCGATCCACGAGGTCGTCTGCGGCGATGGCGAGGGTCAGGTCCCGCTGAACAAGCTGCTCAAGCACGTCACCAAGCTGGGCAAGAACATCAAGGGTGCCCAGATGACCGACGTACTCGGCCGACTGCGCGCCCTGGACGCAACCCGCGGCAACACGCCGATCCCCAAGGGTCCGATGCCGACCAGCATGAAGGGCCAGCGCGGCAACCTGCGCGGGCGCTGA
- the lipA gene encoding lipoyl synthase: MRLEVRNAETPIERKPEWIKTKAKMGPEYNELMKLVKSEGLHTVCQEAGCPNIFECWEDREATFLIGGEQCTRRCDFCQIDTGKPSPLDRDEPRRVAESVQKMELKYATITGVARDDLPDGGAWLYAETVRKIHELNPGTGVENLIPDFNGKPDLLQEVFESRPEVLAHNVETVPRIFKRIRPAFRYDRSLDVITQARAFGLVTKSNLILGMGETREEISQALQDLHDAGCELITITQYLRPSVRHHPVERWVKPQEFVELSEEAEDIGFSGVLSGPLVRSSYRAGRLYRQALENRSTASAS; the protein is encoded by the coding sequence CTGCGGCTCGAGGTGCGCAACGCGGAGACCCCGATCGAGCGCAAGCCGGAGTGGATCAAGACCAAGGCCAAGATGGGCCCCGAATACAACGAGCTGATGAAGCTCGTGAAGAGCGAGGGCCTGCACACGGTCTGCCAAGAGGCCGGCTGCCCGAACATCTTCGAGTGCTGGGAAGACCGCGAGGCAACCTTCCTGATCGGCGGCGAGCAGTGCACCCGTCGCTGTGACTTCTGCCAGATCGACACCGGGAAGCCGTCGCCGCTGGACCGCGACGAGCCGCGACGTGTGGCCGAGAGCGTCCAGAAGATGGAGCTCAAGTATGCCACCATCACCGGCGTCGCTCGCGACGATCTTCCCGACGGTGGAGCGTGGCTCTATGCCGAGACCGTGCGGAAGATCCATGAGCTCAACCCCGGCACCGGTGTCGAGAACCTGATCCCTGACTTCAACGGCAAGCCTGACCTCCTCCAGGAGGTCTTCGAGAGCCGTCCCGAGGTGCTGGCCCACAACGTGGAGACGGTGCCCCGGATCTTCAAGCGGATCCGTCCTGCTTTCCGCTACGACCGCTCCCTCGACGTGATCACCCAGGCTCGAGCGTTCGGCCTGGTCACCAAGTCCAACCTGATCCTGGGCATGGGTGAGACCCGCGAGGAGATCTCACAGGCGCTGCAGGACCTCCACGACGCCGGGTGTGAGCTGATCACGATCACCCAGTATCTCCGTCCCTCGGTGCGTCACCACCCCGTCGAGCGCTGGGTCAAGCCCCAGGAGTTCGTCGAGCTCTCGGAGGAGGCGGAGGACATCGGGTTCTCGGGCGTCCTGTCCGGACCACTGGTCCGTTCGTCCTACCGCGCCGGACGGCTGTACCGTCAGGCGCTGGAGAATCGCTCCACCGCATCCGCATCCTGA